One genomic segment of Coffea arabica cultivar ET-39 chromosome 6e, Coffea Arabica ET-39 HiFi, whole genome shotgun sequence includes these proteins:
- the LOC113695628 gene encoding probable glutamate carboxypeptidase LAMP1 isoform X5, which translates to MNTNVISSFIAIATSISFLLLSPPSKSFYHSLFLSDSLSCNESIANHLYILTKRPHVAGSEANAEAAAYVLSTLTSYKVRSHITTYEVALTYPISRSLTLKPTPQDSPVKFDLHQDIYDGDPHADVADEVLPTFHAYAKSATVAGPVVYANYGRVQDYAVLKQMKVNVSGNVVLAKYGKIYRGDIVENAYAEGAIGVLIYTDRKDYGGGGDAKWFPDDKWMPSSGVQVGSVYNGAGDPTTPGWPSSGLCERLSDDDAEKGGEVPLIPSLPISWADGDRILRSIDGQVANDDWQGGKDAPVYKVGPGPAILNLSYTGKQVITTIQNVIGIIEGVEEPDRYVILGNHRDAWTFGAVDPNSGTAALLEVAHRMWKLQEKGWKPRRTIIFCNWDAEEYGLIGSTEWVEENREMLASRAVAYMNVDIAVQGLGFYASATPQLDELLIKATKQVQDPDNSSQSIYQSWIRSSENPKIGRLGGGGSDYSAFVQHVGVPATDISYGEDYPVYHSMYDDFIWMKKFGDPKFHRHVAVTSIWGLVALQLADEEFLPFDYLSYANELQRSVEDLKIELSEKGIKLFPLFNSIKELRMAATKIANEIKKHNSLGATRQKCLGFCIKK; encoded by the exons ATGAATACGAACGTGATCTCAAGCTTCATAGCCATAGCAACTTCCATCTCCTTCCTCCTCCTCTCACCCCCGTCAAAGTCCTTTTATCATTCCTTGTTCTTATCTGATTCCCTTTCATGCAATGAATCAATAGCAAACCACCTCTACATCCTAACCAAGCGGCCTCATGTTGCTGGGTCCGAAGCCAATGCCGAAGCAGCGGCTTATGTTCTATCCACCCTCACTTCCTATAAGGTTCGATCACATATAACAACCTATGAAGTTGCCTTGACTTACCCCATCTCACGTTCCTTGACCCTAAAACCTACTCCTCAAGACAGCCCCGTCAAGTTCGATCTCCACCAAGACATTTACGACGGTGATCCTCATGCCGACGTGGCAGACGAAGTCCTACCGACGTTCCACGCATATGCCAAGTCTGCCACTGTAGCTGGACCTGTAGTATATGCCAATTACGGGCGCGTACAGGACTATGCTGTATTGAAGCAAATGAAAGTAAATGTGTCAGGGAATGTTGTATTGGCAAAGTATGGAAAGATATACAGAGGGGACATTGTGGAAAATGCTTATGCAGAAGGTGCTATAGGTGTATTAATTTACACAGATAGGAAGGATTACGGTGGAGGAGGTGATGCAAAATGGTTTCCTGATGACAAGTGGATGCCTTCAAGTGGAGTCCAGGTGGGATCCGTGTACAATGGGGCCGGTGATCCCACTACACCTGGCTGGCCTAGTTCAGGGTTGTGCGAGAGACTATCAGATGATGATGCGGAGAAAGGAGGAGAAGTTCCATTGATACCATCATTACCTATTTCATGGGCTGATGGTGACAGAATCCTGAGGTCCATAGATGGACAAGTGGCAAATGACGATTGGCAGGGAGGGAAAGATGCTCCTGTCTACAAGGTTGGGCCAGGACCAGCAATTCTGAATCTTAGTTATACT GGAAAGCAAGTTATAACCACAATCCAAAATGTTATTGGAATCATTGAAGGTGTAGAAGAACCTGATAG atatgtCATACTTGGGAATCACCGGGATGCATGGACATTTGGAGCTGTTGATCCAAATAGTGGTACAGCAGCCCTGCTTGAG GTTGCACACAGGATGTGGAAGCTCCAGGAAAAAGGTTGGAAACCTCGGCGAACAATTATATTTTGTAATTGGGATGCTGAAGAATATGGCCTG ATAGGATCAACAGAATGGGTTGAAGAGAACAGGGAAATGCTAGCATCAAGAGCTGTAGCCTATATGAATGTTGATATTGCAGTTCAAGGATTAGGATTTTATGCCTCTGCAACTCCACAGCTCGATGAGCTACTAATAAAAGCAACTAAGCAG GTCCAAGACCCGGATAACTCCTCGCAATCCATCTACCAATCCTGGATTCGCTCCAGTGAAAATCCTAAG ATTGGAAGGTTAGGAGGAGGAGGATCAGATTATTCTGCCTTCGTTCAGCATGTTGGTGTTCCAGCTACTGATATCTCTTATGGAGAAG ATTATCCAGTCTATCACTCAATGTATGATGACTTCATCTGGATGAAGAAATTTGGTGACCCAAAGTTTCACAGGCATGTAGCAG TGACAAGTATTTGGGGTTTAGTAGCACTTCAGCTTGCTGATGAAGAATTTTTACCTTTTGATTATCTGTCCTATGCCAATGAGCTGCAG AGAAGTGTGGAAGACTTGAAAATTGAGTTGTCAGAAAAGGGCATAAAACTATTTCCCTTATTTAACTCTATCAAGGAACTGAGAATGGCAGCGACTAAAATTGCAAACGAGATAAAG AAGCACAATTCATTAGGTGCTACAAGACAGAAATGTTTGGGCTTCTGTATCAAAAAATGA
- the LOC113695628 gene encoding probable glutamate carboxypeptidase LAMP1 isoform X1 codes for MNTNVISSFIAIATSISFLLLSPPSKSFYHSLFLSDSLSCNESIANHLYILTKRPHVAGSEANAEAAAYVLSTLTSYKVRSHITTYEVALTYPISRSLTLKPTPQDSPVKFDLHQDIYDGDPHADVADEVLPTFHAYAKSATVAGPVVYANYGRVQDYAVLKQMKVNVSGNVVLAKYGKIYRGDIVENAYAEGAIGVLIYTDRKDYGGGGDAKWFPDDKWMPSSGVQVGSVYNGAGDPTTPGWPSSGLCERLSDDDAEKGGEVPLIPSLPISWADGDRILRSIDGQVANDDWQGGKDAPVYKVGPGPAILNLSYTGKQVITTIQNVIGIIEGVEEPDRYVILGNHRDAWTFGAVDPNSGTAALLEVAHRMWKLQEKGWKPRRTIIFCNWDAEEYGLIGSTEWVEENREMLASRAVAYMNVDIAVQGLGFYASATPQLDELLIKATKQVQDPDNSSQSIYQSWIRSSENPKIGRLGGGGSDYSAFVQHVGVPATDISYGEDYPVYHSMYDDFIWMKKFGDPKFHRHVAVTSIWGLVALQLADEEFLPFDYLSYANELQRSVEDLKIELSEKGIKLFPLFNSIKELRMAATKIANEIKVLQDRNVWASVSKNDHYKVRELNDRLMMAERAFTDREGLPGRTWYKHLIFAPSKHNDYGSKYFPGIDDAIEKAKSINTTDLWLAVQHEVWRVSRVIKHASLVLSGQLT; via the exons ATGAATACGAACGTGATCTCAAGCTTCATAGCCATAGCAACTTCCATCTCCTTCCTCCTCCTCTCACCCCCGTCAAAGTCCTTTTATCATTCCTTGTTCTTATCTGATTCCCTTTCATGCAATGAATCAATAGCAAACCACCTCTACATCCTAACCAAGCGGCCTCATGTTGCTGGGTCCGAAGCCAATGCCGAAGCAGCGGCTTATGTTCTATCCACCCTCACTTCCTATAAGGTTCGATCACATATAACAACCTATGAAGTTGCCTTGACTTACCCCATCTCACGTTCCTTGACCCTAAAACCTACTCCTCAAGACAGCCCCGTCAAGTTCGATCTCCACCAAGACATTTACGACGGTGATCCTCATGCCGACGTGGCAGACGAAGTCCTACCGACGTTCCACGCATATGCCAAGTCTGCCACTGTAGCTGGACCTGTAGTATATGCCAATTACGGGCGCGTACAGGACTATGCTGTATTGAAGCAAATGAAAGTAAATGTGTCAGGGAATGTTGTATTGGCAAAGTATGGAAAGATATACAGAGGGGACATTGTGGAAAATGCTTATGCAGAAGGTGCTATAGGTGTATTAATTTACACAGATAGGAAGGATTACGGTGGAGGAGGTGATGCAAAATGGTTTCCTGATGACAAGTGGATGCCTTCAAGTGGAGTCCAGGTGGGATCCGTGTACAATGGGGCCGGTGATCCCACTACACCTGGCTGGCCTAGTTCAGGGTTGTGCGAGAGACTATCAGATGATGATGCGGAGAAAGGAGGAGAAGTTCCATTGATACCATCATTACCTATTTCATGGGCTGATGGTGACAGAATCCTGAGGTCCATAGATGGACAAGTGGCAAATGACGATTGGCAGGGAGGGAAAGATGCTCCTGTCTACAAGGTTGGGCCAGGACCAGCAATTCTGAATCTTAGTTATACT GGAAAGCAAGTTATAACCACAATCCAAAATGTTATTGGAATCATTGAAGGTGTAGAAGAACCTGATAG atatgtCATACTTGGGAATCACCGGGATGCATGGACATTTGGAGCTGTTGATCCAAATAGTGGTACAGCAGCCCTGCTTGAG GTTGCACACAGGATGTGGAAGCTCCAGGAAAAAGGTTGGAAACCTCGGCGAACAATTATATTTTGTAATTGGGATGCTGAAGAATATGGCCTG ATAGGATCAACAGAATGGGTTGAAGAGAACAGGGAAATGCTAGCATCAAGAGCTGTAGCCTATATGAATGTTGATATTGCAGTTCAAGGATTAGGATTTTATGCCTCTGCAACTCCACAGCTCGATGAGCTACTAATAAAAGCAACTAAGCAG GTCCAAGACCCGGATAACTCCTCGCAATCCATCTACCAATCCTGGATTCGCTCCAGTGAAAATCCTAAG ATTGGAAGGTTAGGAGGAGGAGGATCAGATTATTCTGCCTTCGTTCAGCATGTTGGTGTTCCAGCTACTGATATCTCTTATGGAGAAG ATTATCCAGTCTATCACTCAATGTATGATGACTTCATCTGGATGAAGAAATTTGGTGACCCAAAGTTTCACAGGCATGTAGCAG TGACAAGTATTTGGGGTTTAGTAGCACTTCAGCTTGCTGATGAAGAATTTTTACCTTTTGATTATCTGTCCTATGCCAATGAGCTGCAG AGAAGTGTGGAAGACTTGAAAATTGAGTTGTCAGAAAAGGGCATAAAACTATTTCCCTTATTTAACTCTATCAAGGAACTGAGAATGGCAGCGACTAAAATTGCAAACGAGATAAAG GTGCTACAAGACAGAAATGTTTGGGCTTCTGTATCAAAAAATGACCACTACAAAGTAAGAGAATTGAATGACAGACTAATGATGGCAGAGCGAGCATTCACTGACCGCGAAGGACTTCCTGGAAGGACATGGTACAAGCATTTG ATATTTGCACCATCAAAGCACAATGATTATGGTTCTAAGTACTTCCCTGGAATAGATGATGCCATCGAAAAGGCCAAAAGCATTAACACCACAGACTTGTGGCTTGCAGTACAGCATGAAGTCTGGAGAGTATCTAGAGTGATTAAACATGCTTCACTGGTCCTCAGTGGTCAGTTAACATGA
- the LOC113695628 gene encoding probable glutamate carboxypeptidase LAMP1 isoform X2 produces MNTNVISSFIAIATSISFLLLSPPSKSFYHSLFLSDSLSCNESIANHLYILTKRPHVAGSEANAEAAAYVLSTLTSYKVRSHITTYEVALTYPISRSLTLKPTPQDSPVKFDLHQDIYDGDPHADVADEVLPTFHAYAKSATVAGPVVYANYGRVQDYAVLKQMKVNVSGNVVLAKYGKIYRGDIVENAYAEGAIGVLIYTDRKDYGGGGDAKWFPDDKWMPSSGVQVGSVYNGAGDPTTPGWPSSGLCERLSDDDAEKGGEVPLIPSLPISWADGDRILRSIDGQVANDDWQGGKDAPVYKVGPGPAILNLSYTGKQVITTIQNVIGIIEGVEEPDRYVILGNHRDAWTFGAVDPNSGTAALLEVAHRMWKLQEKGWKPRRTIIFCNWDAEEYGLIGSTEWVEENREMLASRAVAYMNVDIAVQGLGFYASATPQLDELLIKATKQIGRLGGGGSDYSAFVQHVGVPATDISYGEDYPVYHSMYDDFIWMKKFGDPKFHRHVAVTSIWGLVALQLADEEFLPFDYLSYANELQRSVEDLKIELSEKGIKLFPLFNSIKELRMAATKIANEIKVLQDRNVWASVSKNDHYKVRELNDRLMMAERAFTDREGLPGRTWYKHLIFAPSKHNDYGSKYFPGIDDAIEKAKSINTTDLWLAVQHEVWRVSRVIKHASLVLSGQLT; encoded by the exons ATGAATACGAACGTGATCTCAAGCTTCATAGCCATAGCAACTTCCATCTCCTTCCTCCTCCTCTCACCCCCGTCAAAGTCCTTTTATCATTCCTTGTTCTTATCTGATTCCCTTTCATGCAATGAATCAATAGCAAACCACCTCTACATCCTAACCAAGCGGCCTCATGTTGCTGGGTCCGAAGCCAATGCCGAAGCAGCGGCTTATGTTCTATCCACCCTCACTTCCTATAAGGTTCGATCACATATAACAACCTATGAAGTTGCCTTGACTTACCCCATCTCACGTTCCTTGACCCTAAAACCTACTCCTCAAGACAGCCCCGTCAAGTTCGATCTCCACCAAGACATTTACGACGGTGATCCTCATGCCGACGTGGCAGACGAAGTCCTACCGACGTTCCACGCATATGCCAAGTCTGCCACTGTAGCTGGACCTGTAGTATATGCCAATTACGGGCGCGTACAGGACTATGCTGTATTGAAGCAAATGAAAGTAAATGTGTCAGGGAATGTTGTATTGGCAAAGTATGGAAAGATATACAGAGGGGACATTGTGGAAAATGCTTATGCAGAAGGTGCTATAGGTGTATTAATTTACACAGATAGGAAGGATTACGGTGGAGGAGGTGATGCAAAATGGTTTCCTGATGACAAGTGGATGCCTTCAAGTGGAGTCCAGGTGGGATCCGTGTACAATGGGGCCGGTGATCCCACTACACCTGGCTGGCCTAGTTCAGGGTTGTGCGAGAGACTATCAGATGATGATGCGGAGAAAGGAGGAGAAGTTCCATTGATACCATCATTACCTATTTCATGGGCTGATGGTGACAGAATCCTGAGGTCCATAGATGGACAAGTGGCAAATGACGATTGGCAGGGAGGGAAAGATGCTCCTGTCTACAAGGTTGGGCCAGGACCAGCAATTCTGAATCTTAGTTATACT GGAAAGCAAGTTATAACCACAATCCAAAATGTTATTGGAATCATTGAAGGTGTAGAAGAACCTGATAG atatgtCATACTTGGGAATCACCGGGATGCATGGACATTTGGAGCTGTTGATCCAAATAGTGGTACAGCAGCCCTGCTTGAG GTTGCACACAGGATGTGGAAGCTCCAGGAAAAAGGTTGGAAACCTCGGCGAACAATTATATTTTGTAATTGGGATGCTGAAGAATATGGCCTG ATAGGATCAACAGAATGGGTTGAAGAGAACAGGGAAATGCTAGCATCAAGAGCTGTAGCCTATATGAATGTTGATATTGCAGTTCAAGGATTAGGATTTTATGCCTCTGCAACTCCACAGCTCGATGAGCTACTAATAAAAGCAACTAAGCAG ATTGGAAGGTTAGGAGGAGGAGGATCAGATTATTCTGCCTTCGTTCAGCATGTTGGTGTTCCAGCTACTGATATCTCTTATGGAGAAG ATTATCCAGTCTATCACTCAATGTATGATGACTTCATCTGGATGAAGAAATTTGGTGACCCAAAGTTTCACAGGCATGTAGCAG TGACAAGTATTTGGGGTTTAGTAGCACTTCAGCTTGCTGATGAAGAATTTTTACCTTTTGATTATCTGTCCTATGCCAATGAGCTGCAG AGAAGTGTGGAAGACTTGAAAATTGAGTTGTCAGAAAAGGGCATAAAACTATTTCCCTTATTTAACTCTATCAAGGAACTGAGAATGGCAGCGACTAAAATTGCAAACGAGATAAAG GTGCTACAAGACAGAAATGTTTGGGCTTCTGTATCAAAAAATGACCACTACAAAGTAAGAGAATTGAATGACAGACTAATGATGGCAGAGCGAGCATTCACTGACCGCGAAGGACTTCCTGGAAGGACATGGTACAAGCATTTG ATATTTGCACCATCAAAGCACAATGATTATGGTTCTAAGTACTTCCCTGGAATAGATGATGCCATCGAAAAGGCCAAAAGCATTAACACCACAGACTTGTGGCTTGCAGTACAGCATGAAGTCTGGAGAGTATCTAGAGTGATTAAACATGCTTCACTGGTCCTCAGTGGTCAGTTAACATGA
- the LOC113695628 gene encoding probable glutamate carboxypeptidase LAMP1 isoform X4, whose protein sequence is MNTNVISSFIAIATSISFLLLSPPSKSFYHSLFLSDSLSCNESIANHLYILTKRPHVAGSEANAEAAAYVLSTLTSYKVRSHITTYEVALTYPISRSLTLKPTPQDSPVKFDLHQDIYDGDPHADVADEVLPTFHAYAKSATVAGPVVYANYGRVQDYAVLKQMKVNVSGNVVLAKYGKIYRGDIVENAYAEGAIGVLIYTDRKDYGGGGDAKWFPDDKWMPSSGVQVGSVYNGAGDPTTPGWPSSGLCERLSDDDAEKGGEVPLIPSLPISWADGDRILRSIDGQVANDDWQGGKDAPVYKVGPGPAILNLSYTGKQVITTIQNVIGIIEGVEEPDRYVILGNHRDAWTFGAVDPNSGTAALLEVAHRMWKLQEKGWKPRRTIIFCNWDAEEYGLIGSTEWVEENREMLASRAVAYMNVDIAVQGLGFYASATPQLDELLIKATKQIGRLGGGGSDYSAFVQHVGVPATDISYGEVTSIWGLVALQLADEEFLPFDYLSYANELQRSVEDLKIELSEKGIKLFPLFNSIKELRMAATKIANEIKVLQDRNVWASVSKNDHYKVRELNDRLMMAERAFTDREGLPGRTWYKHLIFAPSKHNDYGSKYFPGIDDAIEKAKSINTTDLWLAVQHEVWRVSRVIKHASLVLSGQLT, encoded by the exons ATGAATACGAACGTGATCTCAAGCTTCATAGCCATAGCAACTTCCATCTCCTTCCTCCTCCTCTCACCCCCGTCAAAGTCCTTTTATCATTCCTTGTTCTTATCTGATTCCCTTTCATGCAATGAATCAATAGCAAACCACCTCTACATCCTAACCAAGCGGCCTCATGTTGCTGGGTCCGAAGCCAATGCCGAAGCAGCGGCTTATGTTCTATCCACCCTCACTTCCTATAAGGTTCGATCACATATAACAACCTATGAAGTTGCCTTGACTTACCCCATCTCACGTTCCTTGACCCTAAAACCTACTCCTCAAGACAGCCCCGTCAAGTTCGATCTCCACCAAGACATTTACGACGGTGATCCTCATGCCGACGTGGCAGACGAAGTCCTACCGACGTTCCACGCATATGCCAAGTCTGCCACTGTAGCTGGACCTGTAGTATATGCCAATTACGGGCGCGTACAGGACTATGCTGTATTGAAGCAAATGAAAGTAAATGTGTCAGGGAATGTTGTATTGGCAAAGTATGGAAAGATATACAGAGGGGACATTGTGGAAAATGCTTATGCAGAAGGTGCTATAGGTGTATTAATTTACACAGATAGGAAGGATTACGGTGGAGGAGGTGATGCAAAATGGTTTCCTGATGACAAGTGGATGCCTTCAAGTGGAGTCCAGGTGGGATCCGTGTACAATGGGGCCGGTGATCCCACTACACCTGGCTGGCCTAGTTCAGGGTTGTGCGAGAGACTATCAGATGATGATGCGGAGAAAGGAGGAGAAGTTCCATTGATACCATCATTACCTATTTCATGGGCTGATGGTGACAGAATCCTGAGGTCCATAGATGGACAAGTGGCAAATGACGATTGGCAGGGAGGGAAAGATGCTCCTGTCTACAAGGTTGGGCCAGGACCAGCAATTCTGAATCTTAGTTATACT GGAAAGCAAGTTATAACCACAATCCAAAATGTTATTGGAATCATTGAAGGTGTAGAAGAACCTGATAG atatgtCATACTTGGGAATCACCGGGATGCATGGACATTTGGAGCTGTTGATCCAAATAGTGGTACAGCAGCCCTGCTTGAG GTTGCACACAGGATGTGGAAGCTCCAGGAAAAAGGTTGGAAACCTCGGCGAACAATTATATTTTGTAATTGGGATGCTGAAGAATATGGCCTG ATAGGATCAACAGAATGGGTTGAAGAGAACAGGGAAATGCTAGCATCAAGAGCTGTAGCCTATATGAATGTTGATATTGCAGTTCAAGGATTAGGATTTTATGCCTCTGCAACTCCACAGCTCGATGAGCTACTAATAAAAGCAACTAAGCAG ATTGGAAGGTTAGGAGGAGGAGGATCAGATTATTCTGCCTTCGTTCAGCATGTTGGTGTTCCAGCTACTGATATCTCTTATGGAGAAG TGACAAGTATTTGGGGTTTAGTAGCACTTCAGCTTGCTGATGAAGAATTTTTACCTTTTGATTATCTGTCCTATGCCAATGAGCTGCAG AGAAGTGTGGAAGACTTGAAAATTGAGTTGTCAGAAAAGGGCATAAAACTATTTCCCTTATTTAACTCTATCAAGGAACTGAGAATGGCAGCGACTAAAATTGCAAACGAGATAAAG GTGCTACAAGACAGAAATGTTTGGGCTTCTGTATCAAAAAATGACCACTACAAAGTAAGAGAATTGAATGACAGACTAATGATGGCAGAGCGAGCATTCACTGACCGCGAAGGACTTCCTGGAAGGACATGGTACAAGCATTTG ATATTTGCACCATCAAAGCACAATGATTATGGTTCTAAGTACTTCCCTGGAATAGATGATGCCATCGAAAAGGCCAAAAGCATTAACACCACAGACTTGTGGCTTGCAGTACAGCATGAAGTCTGGAGAGTATCTAGAGTGATTAAACATGCTTCACTGGTCCTCAGTGGTCAGTTAACATGA
- the LOC113695628 gene encoding probable glutamate carboxypeptidase LAMP1 isoform X3: MNTNVISSFIAIATSISFLLLSPPSKSFYHSLFLSDSLSCNESIANHLYILTKRPHVAGSEANAEAAAYVLSTLTSYKVRSHITTYEVALTYPISRSLTLKPTPQDSPVKFDLHQDIYDGDPHADVADEVLPTFHAYAKSATVAGPVVYANYGRVQDYAVLKQMKVNVSGNVVLAKYGKIYRGDIVENAYAEGAIGVLIYTDRKDYGGGGDAKWFPDDKWMPSSGVQVGSVYNGAGDPTTPGWPSSGLCERLSDDDAEKGGEVPLIPSLPISWADGDRILRSIDGQVANDDWQGGKDAPVYKVGPGPAILNLSYTGKQVITTIQNVIGIIEGVEEPDRYVILGNHRDAWTFGAVDPNSGTAALLEVAHRMWKLQEKGWKPRRTIIFCNWDAEEYGLIGSTEWVEENREMLASRAVAYMNVDIAVQGLGFYASATPQLDELLIKATKQVQDPDNSSQSIYQSWIRSSENPKIGRLGGGGSDYSAFVQHVGVPATDISYGEVTSIWGLVALQLADEEFLPFDYLSYANELQRSVEDLKIELSEKGIKLFPLFNSIKELRMAATKIANEIKVLQDRNVWASVSKNDHYKVRELNDRLMMAERAFTDREGLPGRTWYKHLIFAPSKHNDYGSKYFPGIDDAIEKAKSINTTDLWLAVQHEVWRVSRVIKHASLVLSGQLT; encoded by the exons ATGAATACGAACGTGATCTCAAGCTTCATAGCCATAGCAACTTCCATCTCCTTCCTCCTCCTCTCACCCCCGTCAAAGTCCTTTTATCATTCCTTGTTCTTATCTGATTCCCTTTCATGCAATGAATCAATAGCAAACCACCTCTACATCCTAACCAAGCGGCCTCATGTTGCTGGGTCCGAAGCCAATGCCGAAGCAGCGGCTTATGTTCTATCCACCCTCACTTCCTATAAGGTTCGATCACATATAACAACCTATGAAGTTGCCTTGACTTACCCCATCTCACGTTCCTTGACCCTAAAACCTACTCCTCAAGACAGCCCCGTCAAGTTCGATCTCCACCAAGACATTTACGACGGTGATCCTCATGCCGACGTGGCAGACGAAGTCCTACCGACGTTCCACGCATATGCCAAGTCTGCCACTGTAGCTGGACCTGTAGTATATGCCAATTACGGGCGCGTACAGGACTATGCTGTATTGAAGCAAATGAAAGTAAATGTGTCAGGGAATGTTGTATTGGCAAAGTATGGAAAGATATACAGAGGGGACATTGTGGAAAATGCTTATGCAGAAGGTGCTATAGGTGTATTAATTTACACAGATAGGAAGGATTACGGTGGAGGAGGTGATGCAAAATGGTTTCCTGATGACAAGTGGATGCCTTCAAGTGGAGTCCAGGTGGGATCCGTGTACAATGGGGCCGGTGATCCCACTACACCTGGCTGGCCTAGTTCAGGGTTGTGCGAGAGACTATCAGATGATGATGCGGAGAAAGGAGGAGAAGTTCCATTGATACCATCATTACCTATTTCATGGGCTGATGGTGACAGAATCCTGAGGTCCATAGATGGACAAGTGGCAAATGACGATTGGCAGGGAGGGAAAGATGCTCCTGTCTACAAGGTTGGGCCAGGACCAGCAATTCTGAATCTTAGTTATACT GGAAAGCAAGTTATAACCACAATCCAAAATGTTATTGGAATCATTGAAGGTGTAGAAGAACCTGATAG atatgtCATACTTGGGAATCACCGGGATGCATGGACATTTGGAGCTGTTGATCCAAATAGTGGTACAGCAGCCCTGCTTGAG GTTGCACACAGGATGTGGAAGCTCCAGGAAAAAGGTTGGAAACCTCGGCGAACAATTATATTTTGTAATTGGGATGCTGAAGAATATGGCCTG ATAGGATCAACAGAATGGGTTGAAGAGAACAGGGAAATGCTAGCATCAAGAGCTGTAGCCTATATGAATGTTGATATTGCAGTTCAAGGATTAGGATTTTATGCCTCTGCAACTCCACAGCTCGATGAGCTACTAATAAAAGCAACTAAGCAG GTCCAAGACCCGGATAACTCCTCGCAATCCATCTACCAATCCTGGATTCGCTCCAGTGAAAATCCTAAG ATTGGAAGGTTAGGAGGAGGAGGATCAGATTATTCTGCCTTCGTTCAGCATGTTGGTGTTCCAGCTACTGATATCTCTTATGGAGAAG TGACAAGTATTTGGGGTTTAGTAGCACTTCAGCTTGCTGATGAAGAATTTTTACCTTTTGATTATCTGTCCTATGCCAATGAGCTGCAG AGAAGTGTGGAAGACTTGAAAATTGAGTTGTCAGAAAAGGGCATAAAACTATTTCCCTTATTTAACTCTATCAAGGAACTGAGAATGGCAGCGACTAAAATTGCAAACGAGATAAAG GTGCTACAAGACAGAAATGTTTGGGCTTCTGTATCAAAAAATGACCACTACAAAGTAAGAGAATTGAATGACAGACTAATGATGGCAGAGCGAGCATTCACTGACCGCGAAGGACTTCCTGGAAGGACATGGTACAAGCATTTG ATATTTGCACCATCAAAGCACAATGATTATGGTTCTAAGTACTTCCCTGGAATAGATGATGCCATCGAAAAGGCCAAAAGCATTAACACCACAGACTTGTGGCTTGCAGTACAGCATGAAGTCTGGAGAGTATCTAGAGTGATTAAACATGCTTCACTGGTCCTCAGTGGTCAGTTAACATGA